A single Montipora foliosa isolate CH-2021 chromosome 7, ASM3666993v2, whole genome shotgun sequence DNA region contains:
- the LOC138011778 gene encoding gamma-aminobutyric acid receptor subunit alpha-1-like isoform X1, translating into MLIFRFLLVCTARMTMEPAGFRLFLLLCCYEVIYCDREVITMFFKDYDSTTYPNFEEGTPTKIRSSIYIESFGNFEEANMEYKVHAYFRQYWTDLRLAGKSNRTQILRGRDISKIWKPDPYCYNARESNLMIPVEELHSSVKIRPSGDMVLSIGAVILASCVMNLEDYPLDSQTCHLEFGSYAYTADQIMYEWIPEEVGVGSKEMAQFEYKGFKLSSDVSVYAVGNYSTITVTFSFQRRLGYFLIQIYLPDMFLVMLSWIAFWMEKDDIGNRMALGITTILTIMFLLGSVNSNLPQVSYAKTLDWYLLVSFSFVFLSLIESTTVYILIKKATKKDGNISRKIPKSKSLSGSETNDRSSKKPNGHAYMGNGEDLEMGLKDIKVDKISLDSCEIQENTKNKRMKKMANLIDSISRVLFPLTFACYNIFYWTHY; encoded by the exons ATGCTAATTTTCAGATTCT TGTTAGTCTGTACCGCAAGAATGACTATGGAGCCTGCAGGATTTCGACTATTTCTTCTACTGTGCTGCTATGAAGT AATTTATTGTGATAGAGAAGTGATAACcatgtttttcaaagactacgaCAGTACAACGTACCCAAACTTCG AAGAAGGTACACCTACGAAAATCCGAAGCAGCATCTATATTGAATCGTTTGGAAACTTTGAGGAAGCTAACATG GAATACAAGGTACACGCTTACTTCCGCCAATATTGGACAGATTTACGCTTGGCTGGCAAGTCAAACCGAACACAAATCCTAAGAGGAAGAGATATCAGTAAGATATGGAAACCAGATCCATACTGCTACAATGCACGTGAATCGAATCTGATGATCCCAGTTGAAGAGCTGCACAGCTCCGTAAAAATCAGGCCCAGTGGTGACATGGTGCTGAGCATTGG aGCTGTCATACTCGCTTCTTGCGTTATGAATCTAGAAGATTACCCATTAGACTCACAGACGTGTCATCTCGAATTTGGAAGCT ACGCCTATACTGCTGATCAAATTATGTACGAATGGATTCCGGAAGAAGTTGGAGTTGGAAGCAAGGAAATGGCTCAGTTTGAATACAAAGGATTCAAGTTATCATCTGATGTAAGCGTTTATGCCGTTG GGAATTACTCAACAATAACTGTCACCTTTTCGTTTCAAAGACGCCTTGGTTACTTTCTCATTCAGATCTACTTACCGGATATGTTTCTTGTGATGCTAAGCTGGATCGCCTTCTGGATGGAAAAAGATGACATCGGCAACAGAATGGCTCTGGGTATCACCACAATTCTGACCATCATGTTCCTCCTTGGATCTGTGAATAGTAACTTGCCTCAAGTAAGCTATGCAAAGACATTGGATTGGTACCTGCTTGTATCCTTCAGTTTCGTGTTCCTGTCTTTGATTGAATCCACGACCGTGTATATACTCATAAAGAAAGCGACCAAAAAGGATGGAAATATAAGCCGCAAG ATCCCCAAATCCAAATCACTGTCTGGCTCCGAGACTAATGATAGAAGTAGCAAGAAGCCCAATGGCCATGCTTATATGGGGAATGGAGAAGACCTTGAAATGGGTCTTAAGGACATCAAAGTTGACAAGATATCGTTGGATAGTTGCGAAATACAAGAGAAcacgaaaaacaaaagaatgaaaaagatgGCAAACCTGATTGACAGCATTTCGCGTGTATTGTTTCCTTTGACCTTTGCCTGTTACAATATTTTTTACTGGACACATTACTAA
- the LOC138011778 gene encoding gamma-aminobutyric acid receptor subunit alpha-1-like isoform X3 — MRRTMLVCTARMTMEPAGFRLFLLLCCYEVIYCDREVITMFFKDYDSTTYPNFEEGTPTKIRSSIYIESFGNFEEANMEYKVHAYFRQYWTDLRLAGKSNRTQILRGRDISKIWKPDPYCYNARESNLMIPVEELHSSVKIRPSGDMVLSIGAVILASCVMNLEDYPLDSQTCHLEFGSYAYTADQIMYEWIPEEVGVGSKEMAQFEYKGFKLSSDVSVYAVGNYSTITVTFSFQRRLGYFLIQIYLPDMFLVMLSWIAFWMEKDDIGNRMALGITTILTIMFLLGSVNSNLPQVSYAKTLDWYLLVSFSFVFLSLIESTTVYILIKKATKKDGNISRKIPKSKSLSGSETNDRSSKKPNGHAYMGNGEDLEMGLKDIKVDKISLDSCEIQENTKNKRMKKMANLIDSISRVLFPLTFACYNIFYWTHY, encoded by the exons ATGAGGAGAACGA TGTTAGTCTGTACCGCAAGAATGACTATGGAGCCTGCAGGATTTCGACTATTTCTTCTACTGTGCTGCTATGAAGT AATTTATTGTGATAGAGAAGTGATAACcatgtttttcaaagactacgaCAGTACAACGTACCCAAACTTCG AAGAAGGTACACCTACGAAAATCCGAAGCAGCATCTATATTGAATCGTTTGGAAACTTTGAGGAAGCTAACATG GAATACAAGGTACACGCTTACTTCCGCCAATATTGGACAGATTTACGCTTGGCTGGCAAGTCAAACCGAACACAAATCCTAAGAGGAAGAGATATCAGTAAGATATGGAAACCAGATCCATACTGCTACAATGCACGTGAATCGAATCTGATGATCCCAGTTGAAGAGCTGCACAGCTCCGTAAAAATCAGGCCCAGTGGTGACATGGTGCTGAGCATTGG aGCTGTCATACTCGCTTCTTGCGTTATGAATCTAGAAGATTACCCATTAGACTCACAGACGTGTCATCTCGAATTTGGAAGCT ACGCCTATACTGCTGATCAAATTATGTACGAATGGATTCCGGAAGAAGTTGGAGTTGGAAGCAAGGAAATGGCTCAGTTTGAATACAAAGGATTCAAGTTATCATCTGATGTAAGCGTTTATGCCGTTG GGAATTACTCAACAATAACTGTCACCTTTTCGTTTCAAAGACGCCTTGGTTACTTTCTCATTCAGATCTACTTACCGGATATGTTTCTTGTGATGCTAAGCTGGATCGCCTTCTGGATGGAAAAAGATGACATCGGCAACAGAATGGCTCTGGGTATCACCACAATTCTGACCATCATGTTCCTCCTTGGATCTGTGAATAGTAACTTGCCTCAAGTAAGCTATGCAAAGACATTGGATTGGTACCTGCTTGTATCCTTCAGTTTCGTGTTCCTGTCTTTGATTGAATCCACGACCGTGTATATACTCATAAAGAAAGCGACCAAAAAGGATGGAAATATAAGCCGCAAG ATCCCCAAATCCAAATCACTGTCTGGCTCCGAGACTAATGATAGAAGTAGCAAGAAGCCCAATGGCCATGCTTATATGGGGAATGGAGAAGACCTTGAAATGGGTCTTAAGGACATCAAAGTTGACAAGATATCGTTGGATAGTTGCGAAATACAAGAGAAcacgaaaaacaaaagaatgaaaaagatgGCAAACCTGATTGACAGCATTTCGCGTGTATTGTTTCCTTTGACCTTTGCCTGTTACAATATTTTTTACTGGACACATTACTAA
- the LOC138011778 gene encoding gamma-aminobutyric acid receptor subunit alpha-1-like isoform X2 codes for MLIFRFLLVCTARMTMEPAGFRLFLLLCCYEVIYCDREVITMFFKDYDSTTYPNFEGTPTKIRSSIYIESFGNFEEANMEYKVHAYFRQYWTDLRLAGKSNRTQILRGRDISKIWKPDPYCYNARESNLMIPVEELHSSVKIRPSGDMVLSIGAVILASCVMNLEDYPLDSQTCHLEFGSYAYTADQIMYEWIPEEVGVGSKEMAQFEYKGFKLSSDVSVYAVGNYSTITVTFSFQRRLGYFLIQIYLPDMFLVMLSWIAFWMEKDDIGNRMALGITTILTIMFLLGSVNSNLPQVSYAKTLDWYLLVSFSFVFLSLIESTTVYILIKKATKKDGNISRKIPKSKSLSGSETNDRSSKKPNGHAYMGNGEDLEMGLKDIKVDKISLDSCEIQENTKNKRMKKMANLIDSISRVLFPLTFACYNIFYWTHY; via the exons ATGCTAATTTTCAGATTCT TGTTAGTCTGTACCGCAAGAATGACTATGGAGCCTGCAGGATTTCGACTATTTCTTCTACTGTGCTGCTATGAAGT AATTTATTGTGATAGAGAAGTGATAACcatgtttttcaaagactacgaCAGTACAACGTACCCAAACTTCG AAGGTACACCTACGAAAATCCGAAGCAGCATCTATATTGAATCGTTTGGAAACTTTGAGGAAGCTAACATG GAATACAAGGTACACGCTTACTTCCGCCAATATTGGACAGATTTACGCTTGGCTGGCAAGTCAAACCGAACACAAATCCTAAGAGGAAGAGATATCAGTAAGATATGGAAACCAGATCCATACTGCTACAATGCACGTGAATCGAATCTGATGATCCCAGTTGAAGAGCTGCACAGCTCCGTAAAAATCAGGCCCAGTGGTGACATGGTGCTGAGCATTGG aGCTGTCATACTCGCTTCTTGCGTTATGAATCTAGAAGATTACCCATTAGACTCACAGACGTGTCATCTCGAATTTGGAAGCT ACGCCTATACTGCTGATCAAATTATGTACGAATGGATTCCGGAAGAAGTTGGAGTTGGAAGCAAGGAAATGGCTCAGTTTGAATACAAAGGATTCAAGTTATCATCTGATGTAAGCGTTTATGCCGTTG GGAATTACTCAACAATAACTGTCACCTTTTCGTTTCAAAGACGCCTTGGTTACTTTCTCATTCAGATCTACTTACCGGATATGTTTCTTGTGATGCTAAGCTGGATCGCCTTCTGGATGGAAAAAGATGACATCGGCAACAGAATGGCTCTGGGTATCACCACAATTCTGACCATCATGTTCCTCCTTGGATCTGTGAATAGTAACTTGCCTCAAGTAAGCTATGCAAAGACATTGGATTGGTACCTGCTTGTATCCTTCAGTTTCGTGTTCCTGTCTTTGATTGAATCCACGACCGTGTATATACTCATAAAGAAAGCGACCAAAAAGGATGGAAATATAAGCCGCAAG ATCCCCAAATCCAAATCACTGTCTGGCTCCGAGACTAATGATAGAAGTAGCAAGAAGCCCAATGGCCATGCTTATATGGGGAATGGAGAAGACCTTGAAATGGGTCTTAAGGACATCAAAGTTGACAAGATATCGTTGGATAGTTGCGAAATACAAGAGAAcacgaaaaacaaaagaatgaaaaagatgGCAAACCTGATTGACAGCATTTCGCGTGTATTGTTTCCTTTGACCTTTGCCTGTTACAATATTTTTTACTGGACACATTACTAA
- the LOC138011778 gene encoding gamma-aminobutyric acid receptor subunit alpha-1-like isoform X4: MTMEPAGFRLFLLLCCYEVIYCDREVITMFFKDYDSTTYPNFEEGTPTKIRSSIYIESFGNFEEANMEYKVHAYFRQYWTDLRLAGKSNRTQILRGRDISKIWKPDPYCYNARESNLMIPVEELHSSVKIRPSGDMVLSIGAVILASCVMNLEDYPLDSQTCHLEFGSYAYTADQIMYEWIPEEVGVGSKEMAQFEYKGFKLSSDVSVYAVGNYSTITVTFSFQRRLGYFLIQIYLPDMFLVMLSWIAFWMEKDDIGNRMALGITTILTIMFLLGSVNSNLPQVSYAKTLDWYLLVSFSFVFLSLIESTTVYILIKKATKKDGNISRKIPKSKSLSGSETNDRSSKKPNGHAYMGNGEDLEMGLKDIKVDKISLDSCEIQENTKNKRMKKMANLIDSISRVLFPLTFACYNIFYWTHY, encoded by the exons ATGACTATGGAGCCTGCAGGATTTCGACTATTTCTTCTACTGTGCTGCTATGAAGT AATTTATTGTGATAGAGAAGTGATAACcatgtttttcaaagactacgaCAGTACAACGTACCCAAACTTCG AAGAAGGTACACCTACGAAAATCCGAAGCAGCATCTATATTGAATCGTTTGGAAACTTTGAGGAAGCTAACATG GAATACAAGGTACACGCTTACTTCCGCCAATATTGGACAGATTTACGCTTGGCTGGCAAGTCAAACCGAACACAAATCCTAAGAGGAAGAGATATCAGTAAGATATGGAAACCAGATCCATACTGCTACAATGCACGTGAATCGAATCTGATGATCCCAGTTGAAGAGCTGCACAGCTCCGTAAAAATCAGGCCCAGTGGTGACATGGTGCTGAGCATTGG aGCTGTCATACTCGCTTCTTGCGTTATGAATCTAGAAGATTACCCATTAGACTCACAGACGTGTCATCTCGAATTTGGAAGCT ACGCCTATACTGCTGATCAAATTATGTACGAATGGATTCCGGAAGAAGTTGGAGTTGGAAGCAAGGAAATGGCTCAGTTTGAATACAAAGGATTCAAGTTATCATCTGATGTAAGCGTTTATGCCGTTG GGAATTACTCAACAATAACTGTCACCTTTTCGTTTCAAAGACGCCTTGGTTACTTTCTCATTCAGATCTACTTACCGGATATGTTTCTTGTGATGCTAAGCTGGATCGCCTTCTGGATGGAAAAAGATGACATCGGCAACAGAATGGCTCTGGGTATCACCACAATTCTGACCATCATGTTCCTCCTTGGATCTGTGAATAGTAACTTGCCTCAAGTAAGCTATGCAAAGACATTGGATTGGTACCTGCTTGTATCCTTCAGTTTCGTGTTCCTGTCTTTGATTGAATCCACGACCGTGTATATACTCATAAAGAAAGCGACCAAAAAGGATGGAAATATAAGCCGCAAG ATCCCCAAATCCAAATCACTGTCTGGCTCCGAGACTAATGATAGAAGTAGCAAGAAGCCCAATGGCCATGCTTATATGGGGAATGGAGAAGACCTTGAAATGGGTCTTAAGGACATCAAAGTTGACAAGATATCGTTGGATAGTTGCGAAATACAAGAGAAcacgaaaaacaaaagaatgaaaaagatgGCAAACCTGATTGACAGCATTTCGCGTGTATTGTTTCCTTTGACCTTTGCCTGTTACAATATTTTTTACTGGACACATTACTAA